Proteins co-encoded in one Montipora capricornis isolate CH-2021 chromosome 12, ASM3666992v2, whole genome shotgun sequence genomic window:
- the LOC138026636 gene encoding melanocyte-stimulating hormone receptor-like produces MGSARKMAYNITEDDNQNIQKELFCSPELTKEIHLQLVCLSVFNILLSLTAFFGNVVILIALHNETSLHPSTKLLFRCLATSDLCVGLLSEPLIVSYWMSIVTGRFDICPYALASNVITSLTLCSVSLLTLTALSVDRLFALILEARYRHIVTFKRTMACVIFFWVVSVVSTTSYFWNYVITVWYRYIGVLLCILVSTFAYAKSFITLHRYTRQLQTDYQPAYQPKPRHLKRYISAIYTALWLQFALVICYLPFGITEALTSQIGLSSSFFVVRESAATLVFLNSSLNPILYYWKIRAVRQRVKVIVKKLSRQQQS; encoded by the exons ATG GGAAGTGCAAGAAAAATGGCCTACAACATCACGGAAGATGACAACCAGAATATACAAAAGGAGCTATTTTGTTCACCCGAATTAACCAAAGAAATACATCTTCAACTTGTATGTCTTTCGGTGTTCAACATCCTCTTGTCCCTTACTGCCTTTTTTGGCAACGTTGTCATCTTGATAGCCCTTCATAATGAGACTTCACTTCATCCGTCGACCAAACTATTATTTCGCTGTCTCGCCACAAGTGATCTGTGCGTTGGTCTTCTCTCCGAGCCCCTTATTGTCAGCTATTGGATGTCCATTGTTACTGGACGCTTTGATATCTGTCCTTACGCATTAGCTTCAAATGTAATCACGTCACTAACATTATGCTCCGTTTCATTGCTGACTTTGACAGCATTAAGTGTGGACCGACTCTTTGCCTTAATACTAGAAGCAAGATACCGCCATATTGTAACTTTCAAGCGAACAATGGCATGCGTGATCTTTTTTTGGGTGGTGTCTGTAGTAAGCACAACATCGTACTTTTGGAATTACGTTATAACCGTATGGTATCGTTATATAGGTGTCTTGCTGTGTATATTAGTCTCGACGTTTGCGTACGCAAAGAGTTTTATAACACTTCACAGATACACACGTCAACTTCAAACTGATTATCAACCAGCATACCAACCGAAGCCAAGGCATTTAAAGCGCTACATTAGCGCAATTTACACAGCGCTGTGGCTCCAGTTTGCACTGGTTATTTGTTACCTCCCCTTCGGCATAACCGAGGCTTTGACGAGTCAAATCGGACTGTCCTCGTCGTTTTTCGTTGTACGGGAGTCCGCGGCCACTTTGGTGTTCTTAAACTCGTCTTTAAACCCGATTCTTTACTACTGGAAGATCCGCGCAGTGAGACAAAGAGTAAAGGTTATTGTTAAGAAGCTTAGCAGGCAGCAACAGAGTTAG